A segment of the Microbacterium luteolum genome:
ACTCGATCGGCCGGGGGGTCGTCGAGACCCTCAGCGGCCACCGCTCGCGGGCCGTGCTCATGCAGAACCACGGCCCGTTCACGATCGGCGTCGACGCGAAGGATGCCGTGAAGGCCGCGGTCATGGTCGAGGACGTCGCCCGCACCGTGCACCTCGCGCGCGAGGCCGGTCCGCTGGTCCCGATCCCGCAGGCGGCGATCGACAGCCTCTTCGACCGATACCAGAACGTCTACGGCCAGAGTGCGGACGCCCGCCGATGAGCGCCGAAGACATCCGCGCGGGCCGGACGAGCCTCGGCATCGAACTGGGCTCCACGCGCATCAAGGCCTGCCTGATCGGGGCCGACCCCACCGAGGTGCTCGCCACCGGCTCGTTCTCCTGGGAGAACCGCCTCGAGGACGGCCTGTGGACCTACGCGATCGACGAGGTCTGGGCCGGGCTGCAGGCCGCCTACGCCGCACTGGTCGCCGACGCGGAGCAGCAGCACGGCATCCGCCCCGAGTCCTTCGGTGCGATCGGCATCTCGGCCATGATGCACGGCTACCTCGCGTTCGACGCGGCGGGCGAGCTGCTCGTGCCGTTCCGCACCTGGCGCAACACGAACACCGGCGTGGCATCCGCGGAGCTCACCGAGCTTCTCGGCGTCAACATCCCGCTGCGCTGGTCGATCGCGCACCTGCATCAGGCCGTCGTCGACGGCGAGGGGCACGTGCCGCGGATCGCGAGCGTGAACACGCTCGCCGGCCACGTGCACGAGAGGCTCACCGGTCGGCGCGTGCTGGGCGTCGGCGACGCCTCGGGCATGTTCCCGATCGACTCCTCCACCCATGACTACGACGAGCGGATGCTCGGCGCCTACGACGCGCTCGCCGCCGACCGTCTTCCCCGGCCGCTCGCCGAGATTCTGCCGGCCGTGCTCCCCGCGGGTGCCGACGCCGGCGCTCTCACGGCGGAGGGCGCGGCGCTGCTCGACCCGAGCGGGACCCTGCAGCCCGGCATCCCGCTGTGCCCGCCCGAGGGCGACGCGGGGACCGGCATGGTCGCCACGAACTCGGTCGCCCCGCGCACCGGCAACGTCTCGGCGGGCACGAGCATCTTCGCGATGGTCGTGCTGGAGCGTCCGCTGGCCGAGGTGCATCACGAGCTCGATCTCGTGACCACGCCGGC
Coding sequences within it:
- a CDS encoding xylulokinase; this encodes MSAEDIRAGRTSLGIELGSTRIKACLIGADPTEVLATGSFSWENRLEDGLWTYAIDEVWAGLQAAYAALVADAEQQHGIRPESFGAIGISAMMHGYLAFDAAGELLVPFRTWRNTNTGVASAELTELLGVNIPLRWSIAHLHQAVVDGEGHVPRIASVNTLAGHVHERLTGRRVLGVGDASGMFPIDSSTHDYDERMLGAYDALAADRLPRPLAEILPAVLPAGADAGALTAEGAALLDPSGTLQPGIPLCPPEGDAGTGMVATNSVAPRTGNVSAGTSIFAMVVLERPLAEVHHELDLVTTPAGDAVAMVHCNNGASELAAWAGLFTRFSAAAGQPLGDDAVFDALFREALEGEADAGGLIAYNHLAGEPIAGLDAGRPLFVRTPDSAFTLANFMRSQLYGVFGTLALGMQVLTDEGVELDRMFAHGGMFRTAGVAQRFLAGALGAPVAVGELASEGGAWGIAVLASYLAHADSLSLGDYLEQQVFATASLSTTAPDPADVAGFAAYLDRYRAGLAVEAAAVASLP